In Sedimenticola thiotaurini, the following proteins share a genomic window:
- the tolR gene encoding protein TolR, with product MAEINVVPYIDVMLVLLVIFMITAPLLTQGVKVDLPQADSEPLPTEAEDPVVVSVNSQGEMFIDIGEGKDQPVDGETLITRIAAVIKHKPKTPIMVKGDRNVDYGRVVEAMVLIQRAGVPNVGLITETPER from the coding sequence ATGGCGGAGATCAACGTGGTGCCCTACATCGACGTGATGCTGGTGCTGCTGGTGATTTTCATGATTACCGCCCCCCTGCTGACCCAGGGGGTCAAGGTGGATCTGCCCCAGGCGGATTCGGAACCACTGCCCACCGAGGCGGAAGACCCGGTGGTGGTATCGGTCAACAGCCAGGGCGAGATGTTCATCGATATTGGCGAGGGCAAGGATCAACCGGTGGATGGGGAGACACTCATCACCCGCATCGCCGCAGTGATCAAGCACAAACCGAAAACCCCGATCATGGTCAAGGGTGACCGCAACGTGGATTACGGCCGGGTGGTGGAGGCGATGGTGCTGATCCAGCGTGCCGGGGTACCCAATGTGGGGCTGATTACCGAGACACCGGAGCGTTAG
- the tolA gene encoding cell envelope integrity protein TolA, whose translation MWQILKRNPLAALIAVLLHLVILLFLVVGVDWREKPKQPASAVQVVQAQVIDETKVREQVKRLQEDEKRQAEEKRAAREKEERRLAELKRQQAEEKQRLAKLEQQRQEETRKREEARTQRLEEEKRRQQAEQQRKQAEQKQKAEAAKRKAEQQARQEAEAKRVAEEKRRQAEEAKRKAAEAKRKAEAEKKRQAEIARKKAEAEKKRQAEEARRQAEAAQKAREAELLAAMEAEHNARELDRYRIQISQKVIRNWLRPAGISDGLKCTLRVRLAPGGAVLAVSVTRSSGNGAFDRSAEAAVLKADPLPVPSGALFEQFRDINFEFDPNKK comes from the coding sequence ATGTGGCAGATCCTTAAACGCAACCCGCTGGCGGCCCTGATCGCGGTTCTACTGCACCTGGTGATCCTGCTGTTCCTGGTGGTGGGGGTGGACTGGCGTGAGAAACCGAAACAGCCGGCCTCTGCCGTGCAGGTGGTACAGGCCCAGGTGATTGACGAAACCAAGGTGCGCGAGCAGGTAAAGCGGCTGCAGGAGGACGAGAAGCGCCAGGCGGAAGAGAAGCGTGCGGCCCGGGAAAAAGAGGAGCGGCGACTGGCGGAACTGAAACGTCAGCAGGCAGAAGAGAAACAGCGTCTGGCCAAACTGGAACAGCAGCGGCAAGAAGAGACCCGCAAGCGCGAGGAGGCGCGCACGCAACGCCTGGAAGAGGAGAAGCGCCGCCAGCAGGCCGAACAGCAGCGCAAGCAGGCGGAGCAGAAACAGAAGGCGGAAGCGGCCAAGCGCAAGGCGGAACAGCAGGCGCGCCAGGAGGCGGAAGCGAAACGGGTGGCGGAAGAGAAGCGGCGCCAGGCCGAGGAGGCGAAGCGTAAAGCCGCCGAGGCGAAGCGCAAGGCTGAGGCGGAAAAGAAACGTCAAGCGGAAATAGCCCGGAAAAAAGCCGAAGCGGAGAAGAAACGCCAGGCGGAAGAGGCGCGGCGCCAGGCGGAAGCCGCCCAGAAGGCGCGCGAGGCGGAGTTACTGGCGGCCATGGAGGCGGAGCACAATGCCCGGGAGTTGGACCGCTACAGAATCCAGATCTCCCAGAAGGTGATCCGCAACTGGCTGCGTCCGGCTGGTATCAGTGATGGCCTGAAGTGTACCCTGCGGGTGCGCCTGGCGCCCGGCGGGGCTGTGCTGGCGGTAAGCGTCACCCGCAGCAGTGGTAACGGTGCCTTTGACCGCTCGGCAGAGGCGGCCGTACTCAAGGCGGATCCACTACCTGTGCCAAGCGGGGCGCTGTTCGAACAGTTCCGGGATATTAATTTTGAATTTGATCCAAACAAGAAATGA
- the queE gene encoding 7-carboxy-7-deazaguanine synthase QueE, with product MTRLRISEIFYSLQGESNSVGLPTVFVRLTGCPLRCGYCDTTYAFKGGEWLELAQVLAQVADYAPRHVTVTGGEPLAQEACLELLGGLCDAGYRVSLETSGALDIGQVDPRVVTVMDLKTPGSGEVEKNRFSNIDHLKQTDQVKFVICDEVDYHWACEQLQAWDLDNRCQVLFSPALGRQDATQLAEWILRDRLHVRFQIQLHKYLWGDVAGK from the coding sequence ATGACGCGATTGCGTATTAGCGAGATTTTCTACTCCCTTCAGGGTGAGTCGAACAGCGTGGGGCTGCCCACGGTGTTCGTGCGCCTGACCGGTTGTCCACTGCGCTGCGGCTACTGCGACACCACCTACGCTTTCAAGGGTGGGGAGTGGCTGGAACTGGCACAGGTGCTGGCGCAGGTGGCGGATTATGCACCGCGCCATGTCACGGTGACCGGTGGCGAACCTCTGGCCCAGGAGGCCTGCCTGGAACTGCTCGGCGGGCTCTGCGATGCCGGTTACCGGGTTTCCCTGGAGACCAGCGGAGCGCTGGATATTGGCCAGGTGGATCCGCGGGTAGTGACGGTGATGGATCTCAAGACCCCCGGTTCCGGCGAGGTGGAAAAAAACCGGTTCAGCAATATCGACCATCTGAAGCAGACCGACCAGGTTAAATTTGTCATCTGTGACGAGGTCGATTACCACTGGGCCTGTGAGCAGTTGCAGGCCTGGGATCTGGACAACCGTTGCCAGGTGCTGTTTTCACCGGCGCTTGGCCGGCAGGATGCCACCCAATTGGCGGAATGGATCCTGCGGGACCGGCTGCATGTGCGGTTCCAGATCCAGCTGCACAAGTATCTCTGGGGCGATGTTGCCGGTAAATGA
- the tolQ gene encoding protein TolQ produces the protein MTSDLSFISLVAGASPLVQLVMAALLLASVISWTMVFDRARVLKRARRAAEAFERRFWSGGDLGELFRELDREEGQATGMATIFHAGFREFARLKKNPDIEPMAVVEGARRTMHVAMNREMDGLENNLSFLATVGSTSPYVGLFGTVWGIMNSFHALGNVKQATLSLVAPGIAEALIATAMGLFAAIPAVVAYNRYSNDVERLNGRYEDFLDEFTTILQRQAHV, from the coding sequence ATGACGTCTGATCTCTCCTTTATCTCCCTGGTAGCGGGGGCCAGTCCACTGGTGCAACTGGTGATGGCGGCGCTGTTACTGGCGTCGGTGATCTCCTGGACCATGGTTTTTGACCGGGCCCGGGTACTGAAACGGGCACGCCGTGCCGCGGAGGCGTTTGAACGGCGCTTCTGGTCCGGGGGCGACCTGGGTGAGCTGTTCCGGGAACTGGATCGGGAAGAGGGCCAGGCCACCGGCATGGCCACCATTTTTCACGCCGGTTTCCGGGAGTTCGCCCGCCTGAAAAAAAATCCCGATATCGAACCGATGGCCGTGGTGGAGGGGGCGCGACGCACCATGCACGTGGCCATGAACCGGGAGATGGACGGGCTGGAGAACAACCTGTCATTCCTGGCTACAGTCGGCTCCACCAGCCCCTATGTGGGACTGTTCGGCACTGTCTGGGGCATCATGAACTCTTTCCATGCGCTGGGAAATGTGAAGCAGGCGACCCTCTCTCTGGTGGCGCCGGGTATTGCGGAGGCGCTGATCGCTACCGCCATGGGGCTGTTTGCCGCTATTCCGGCGGTGGTGGCCTACAATCGCTACTCCAACGACGTGGAGCGACTGAACGGACGCTACGAGGATTTTCTCGATGAGTTCACCACCATTCTGCAGCGTCAGGCCCATGTCTGA
- the tolB gene encoding Tol-Pal system beta propeller repeat protein TolB, which translates to MMKRLLSLILLLCWAVGASAAPLTIEITEGAEGALPIAVVPFGWVGPGADDVGERIAAIVRSDLQRSGRFSALPVKDMLARPQSDADVEFRDWKVLGMDNLVVGQVRPNGQGGYLVRFQLFDVFKGEQLIGYNFPTTSRDLRSTAHKIADIVYEKLTGQPGAFDTRIAYVVSSRKADGSQEVSLKVADADGFDPQTIVTSTEPLMSPAWAPDGRRLAYVSFEQKKASIYIQEVFTGRRQKVASFKGINGAPAWSPDGRKLALTLSRDGNPEIYVLNINTNALTRLTNHYSIDTEPAWSPDGRYIVFTSDRGGKPQVYRVPAFGGKVSRVTFEGSYNARASYAPDGQSLTLVTRVGGDYRVAVLDLTNNALQVLSDGRLDESPSFAPNGSMIIYATKINGKGELAAVSVDGRVRQRLALQEGDVREPVWSPYTKTNRRNP; encoded by the coding sequence ATGATGAAAAGACTTTTGAGTTTGATCCTGTTGTTGTGCTGGGCTGTCGGTGCCAGCGCCGCGCCGCTCACCATTGAGATTACCGAGGGCGCTGAAGGGGCGCTGCCGATCGCCGTGGTACCGTTCGGCTGGGTCGGTCCAGGAGCGGATGACGTGGGTGAGCGGATCGCCGCTATCGTGCGCAGCGACCTGCAACGCAGTGGCCGTTTCTCGGCCCTGCCGGTGAAGGATATGCTGGCGCGTCCCCAGTCGGATGCGGATGTGGAGTTCCGGGACTGGAAAGTGCTGGGGATGGATAACCTGGTGGTGGGGCAGGTGCGGCCAAACGGCCAGGGCGGTTACCTGGTGCGGTTTCAGCTGTTCGATGTCTTCAAGGGGGAGCAGTTGATCGGCTACAACTTCCCCACCACCAGCCGTGACCTGCGCTCAACGGCCCACAAGATTGCCGATATCGTGTACGAGAAGTTGACCGGCCAACCGGGCGCATTTGATACGCGTATCGCCTACGTAGTCTCCAGCCGCAAGGCGGACGGCTCCCAGGAGGTTTCTTTGAAGGTGGCCGATGCCGATGGCTTCGATCCCCAGACCATTGTGACCTCCACCGAACCCCTGATGTCGCCCGCCTGGGCGCCGGACGGACGGCGTCTGGCCTACGTCTCATTCGAGCAGAAAAAGGCCTCCATCTACATCCAGGAGGTGTTCACCGGCCGGCGTCAGAAAGTGGCCTCATTCAAGGGAATCAACGGGGCACCGGCCTGGTCGCCGGATGGCCGGAAACTGGCCCTGACCCTGTCCCGGGACGGCAATCCTGAAATCTACGTGCTGAACATCAATACCAACGCCCTGACCCGGCTTACCAACCACTACTCCATCGACACGGAGCCGGCCTGGTCACCGGATGGCCGCTACATCGTTTTTACCTCGGACCGCGGCGGTAAACCCCAGGTCTACCGGGTGCCTGCGTTCGGCGGCAAAGTCAGTCGGGTCACTTTCGAGGGCAGCTATAATGCCCGCGCCTCCTATGCACCAGACGGCCAGTCGCTGACCCTGGTGACCCGGGTTGGCGGTGATTACCGGGTGGCTGTGCTCGATTTGACCAACAATGCCTTGCAAGTGCTGAGTGACGGACGGCTGGATGAATCCCCCAGTTTTGCGCCTAATGGCAGCATGATAATTTATGCCACCAAGATCAATGGCAAGGGCGAACTTGCGGCGGTCTCGGTGGATGGGCGGGTTCGTCAACGTCTAGCCCTCCAGGAGGGTGATGTGCGCGAGCCGGTCTGGTCACCTTATACAAAAACCAACAGGAGAAACCCATGA
- the pal gene encoding peptidoglycan-associated lipoprotein Pal, with translation MKLSLSKIVPLLAFTLLLAGCSSMPGMSGSDANQEGAPVTEGGQDAATDGAQISGAVEGGEWSGSPLENPDSLLYTKTIYFDYDIDEVRADYRDVVAAHGDYLAANPSVTVTIEGHADERGSREYNIALGERRANGVKRLLMAQGAAESQIITISYGEERPAAMGSGETSWELNRRAEIVY, from the coding sequence ATGAAACTGAGTCTGTCCAAGATTGTCCCGCTGCTGGCGTTTACGCTGCTGCTGGCCGGTTGTTCCAGTATGCCCGGCATGTCAGGAAGTGACGCAAATCAGGAAGGTGCACCGGTCACGGAAGGGGGGCAGGATGCAGCGACCGATGGCGCCCAGATCTCCGGTGCTGTTGAAGGGGGCGAGTGGAGCGGGAGTCCACTGGAAAACCCGGATAGTCTGCTGTACACCAAGACGATCTATTTTGATTACGATATCGACGAAGTGCGTGCCGATTACCGCGATGTTGTAGCGGCCCATGGCGACTATCTGGCGGCCAATCCATCAGTCACCGTCACCATCGAGGGTCATGCGGACGAGCGGGGTTCCCGGGAATACAATATCGCCCTGGGTGAACGGCGGGCCAACGGGGTCAAACGGTTGTTGATGGCCCAGGGAGCGGCGGAAAGCCAGATCATCACCATCAGTTATGGCGAGGAGCGCCCGGCCGCCATGGGTTCCGGTGAGACCTCCTGGGAACTGAACCGGCGCGCTGAAATCGTCTACTGA
- the ybgF gene encoding tol-pal system protein YbgF: MNKKQIGLLIGVLLIASLQATQAQQRTEKLTAEQIQSRKIELLERKLAAMTDLVLRVDALQREVQQLRGEIEVQNHAMDALKKRQRDLYLDVDQRINQLSHGSAPMAGAVPAPSAAQSAMPTGTPAPVTDTSPTVTGTPAAGTVAADAGVPQQAVAAPIDPVAEERDYKAAFNLLMQRRYGEASAAFKAFLAQYRNGSYADNAQYWLAEASYVTRDFDLALQEFQRVIDEYPNSSKVPDAMLKSSFIHYEKQQWAEAREILQRLVTLYPNSTASRLATQRLDRMRSEGH, encoded by the coding sequence GTGAACAAGAAACAGATCGGTCTGTTGATCGGGGTACTTCTGATTGCGTCATTGCAGGCGACCCAGGCACAACAGCGGACAGAGAAACTGACGGCGGAGCAGATCCAGTCGCGCAAGATCGAATTGCTGGAGCGTAAACTTGCCGCCATGACCGATCTGGTGTTGCGGGTGGATGCACTGCAGCGCGAGGTGCAGCAGCTGCGTGGTGAGATCGAAGTACAGAATCACGCCATGGATGCCCTGAAGAAACGCCAGCGGGATCTCTACCTGGATGTGGATCAGCGCATCAATCAGTTGTCCCACGGGAGCGCTCCGATGGCGGGAGCCGTGCCAGCCCCATCTGCCGCACAATCGGCCATGCCGACCGGCACTCCGGCACCGGTGACCGACACGTCGCCGACCGTCACCGGCACCCCGGCTGCGGGCACGGTGGCAGCGGACGCCGGAGTCCCACAGCAGGCGGTGGCTGCACCCATTGACCCGGTCGCAGAAGAACGGGACTACAAGGCGGCGTTCAACCTGCTGATGCAACGCCGCTACGGCGAAGCGAGTGCCGCATTCAAGGCGTTTCTGGCCCAATACAGAAACGGTAGCTATGCCGATAACGCCCAGTATTGGCTGGCCGAGGCGAGTTACGTGACCCGGGATTTCGATCTGGCCCTGCAGGAGTTCCAGCGGGTCATCGATGAGTATCCGAACAGCAGCAAGGTGCCGGATGCTATGTTGAAGAGCAGTTTCATCCACTACGAAAAACAGCAGTGGGCCGAGGCGCGGGAGATTCTGCAACGGCTGGTGACGCTCTATCCCAACTCCACCGCCAGCCGGCTAGCAACCCAGCGCCTGGACCGCATGCGCTCGGAAGGACACTAG